GGAAATCTGACCCTGTGCGTGAACAGGACTGTATACAGTGCTTAGCGTGTGAGACGCAGTGTCCAGAGCAGGCGATAAAAATAACTCCGCTCACGTAAGCAAGCGTTAATTTATTAAAAAAAGTAAAAGCTGATTGATTTTTTGATTAGCAAAGAAAGTGGTGGCTGGCTTACTTTACTAGGTTATAGTTTTTGTTTACTTTGTCCCAGTTGACGACGTTCCAGAAGGCGTCAATGAACTTGGCTCGTTCGTTCTTGTAGTCAACGTAGTAGGCGTGTTCCCAAACATCCAAAACCATCAGCACTTGAAAGCCTGGGTAGAGGTTTACGTTATGTTTTTCAATCTGCATAATCAGCGGTCTTGCGATGCATGGTTGAGCAACCAGCGCTGCCCAACCTGAACCTTCAACGGTTGCAGCGGCTTTTGAGAACTCTTGCTTAAACTGCTCAAAACCACCAAATTCATTGTTAATTGCATCGGCTATGGCTCCGCCTGGTTGACCACCACCGCCCTTGCCTG
The nucleotide sequence above comes from Candidatus Bathyarchaeota archaeon. Encoded proteins:
- a CDS encoding superoxide dismutase, producing MEKVKKFTLPKLPYDYNALAPYMSEEQLKLHHDKHHQAYVNGANAIFEKLDKAHSEKADLDVKALLKELSFNIGGHLLHTTFWENMAPAGKGGGGQPGGAIADAINNEFGGFEQFKQEFSKAAATVEGSGWAALVAQPCIARPLIMQIEKHNVNLYPGFQVLMVLDVWEHAYYVDYKNERAKFIDAFWNVVNWDKVNKNYNLVK